The genomic window ggcccagggctaaacaaagaattctcaactgaggaaggtcaaatggccgagaagcacctaaagaaatgttctacatccttagtcatcaaggaaatgcaaatcaaaacaaacatggGATTCTCCCTCACACAACatgctaagatcaaaatctcagttgacagcagatgctggcaacgATGTGATGAAAGAGGAACACTTGTCTACTGCTGATGGCATTagaagctggtacaactactctcgatatcaatctggtggtttctcagaaaattggacataatattacctaagaacccagctataccactcctgggcatatactgaaaagatatgcaaacatataacaaggacacatgctctactatgttcatagaagccatagttataatagccagaatctagaaacaatccagatgttcctcaacaaaagactgggtacagaaaatgtggacaTTTATGCAGCGGAGAAcgactcagctattaaagacaatggcttgaaatttgcaggcaaatggatggacatagaaaatgtcatcctgattgaggtaacctattcacaaaagaacgcacatggtatgtactcactgatcaGTGTATATTAGGAAAAAAACTCAGAGTGCCCAGGATACAATTCACTGACCATAAGAAgctcaagaagatggaagaccaatgtgcagatgcttcagtcctacataAAAGGGGGAACAACATAATCAAGGGTTGTTGAGAGAGGGAGGTATCTTCAAgggacagaggagggggagggaaaagggtggcaggatcaggtatgggaagagaagagggagaagtacagagggtcaggaaattgaaaggAAGTATGTGGCACTGGAAAAAAGTGGGgaagccactagaaagtcccagatgccagaaattTAGGAGGCTCCAAGCACACAACGGGGATatcattagctgaaatacccaacaaaggggagagagaacctataGAAACCATATTCAGAGGTAAGACACAGCCTATGGTTGAGGGTTGGGTCAACtcatccatctcaaaaatatgaACCCAGAATGGCTCTTGACTAAAAAAAATGCATGgcaaagagtggagcagacactgaaggaaagatCACCCAGAGGGATCCTACCTAGGGGTtgatcccatctgcagacactaaacccagaAAATATTGATGATGTCAAAAAGTACTCTGTCAGAGACTaatcaatacagatgtggatgctagcagccaaccataGGATTGAGCACAGCCACCCCAAAGGAGGAGTCAGGGGAAAGTCTGAAGgcactgaaggggattgcaaccccataggaagaacaacaatatcaatcaaccagccCCCCTCTAAAGttcccaggaactaaatcaccaacaaagtgtacacatggagggacccatggctccagctgtatatgtagcagaggactgctttctctgacatcaatgggaggagaggtctttggtcctgtggaagctcaaTGCCCCTGTGTAGtagaatgctagggtggtgaggtgggcaTGGGTGGGTCGGTGGggaagcaccttcatagaagcaggctTTGAgagaatgggataagggatttggggagagaaaactgggaagaaggataaaatttgaagtgtaaataaataaaaaaccaaaaattgaaaaagaagtaTCTGATATAATCcggatagatctgcctttatctgttacttggccttttcccgtactggttttattctttctttgtactgtgcattttgtgttttgaaaattatgtgatggagaactttcttttctggtccaatatatttggtgttctgtaggctacTTGTAAGTGCATGACCATCTCTTACTTACGCTATGGAAGTTGTCTCTATGACTTTATGGAAGACGTTTTCAGGCCCTTTAAACTGGTAATCTTCACCCtgttctattcctattatttttaggttttggtttttaattgtgtcctgaatttcttggatgttttgggttagaagtttttacactttgtattttcattGACTGTTATGCCAATATCTTCTATGTTTTTattcttgagattctctcttctatttcttatattcttttggtgatgcttgcatctgcagctcctggtctctttcctaggttttctaactCCAGGGTTACCCTCATTTGtcatgttttattgtttgtttacatttttaggtcttggactattttgttcaattccttcacatgCTTGAAAGtaatttcctgtatttctttaaaggatttatttgtttcaacattaagggtttctacctgtttacctgtgttttcctgtatttctttcaggaaGTTGTATACGAAGCCTCTTTATGAGATTCTATCATATTCATGAAATGGGATTTTAGGTAAGAATCTTGATTTTTAGGTGTGTTAGGGTGTGCAAGGCTTGCTGTGCTGGGAGAAGTTAGTTCTGATGGTTTTAAATTAcactggcttctgttgcttatgttcttgagcttacTCTTGTCATCTGGTTTATCTCTGATGTTAACTGTCCTGAGTGTCTCTGACTGAATCAGGCCTCCCTGGAGGCAGGTAAAGCTGTGTGACATGAATTATAGCCAACCTTCTGAAAGGTAGGCAGTGCTTTTACTGGTTATTGGgagcctcctgtgtccctggttagggCAGAACTCCTGTGTTCCTGGTTAGGGCAGTGTTGTGTCACTGGTTAAAGCAGGTCTCTTGGGAGAGAAGCATTTTGTGGAGTATGTGAGGGAATGGACAATCTTAACTGCGAACATGGGGAGGTATAgactgggaggaagaaggagctaGGGCAAGGCGGTAGATCCCACATCAGCTGGGCTCTGTGGGTGTTCCAACTTGTGTCAGTATTGTAGATGCTGTCTCAGCTGTGTTCTTTGTTAGGGAAGACTTCCTGAAAGTCAGGCAGTCTGTAAAGTGTGGAAAGAGAGCAGGTGCACAGATCTACTCTGGGTAGAGGTGTGcagcaatatttttatttttatgacattgGCAAGTATATATTAAATTTCCATATTTTCTATGCAtgcatagatatatatatatatccatgtaaaaagatcatatatatatgattacaaAGAACCTTGCCTTGGTACAGTAATCAATGAGTGTTTAGAAGGTAGTTTATAACTTAGAATGATGCTGAAATTTTATTCAAAAACTGCATTGTCAATGAGCTctactttttcttcattttcttttccttctttacaAAGTATCGACAAGCCATCAAGCAGCACTTTATAGAAATGACTGCAGTGGCCACCACACAGGCTAGTAGGAATCCAATCACATCTAGAGAGTGGTACTGGTACCAGGTGAGGTTGTATGCAAGTGGTCTCAGTTGCTTGGCTCCTTTGTGGCGCATGACAAACTCAATCCAGAAGATAATCCTTTCCAGGGGCTTCATAGGCTGGTCATGGTGAATGGTTGATAACCACATAGCATTTTCTTTATAGCTGTAAGTGATAAAATTTCAAtccaaaaaaaaaccattatagaatacacatttctaaaattttgtGTAGATAGTAAAGCTGTTTTTACAGTAAGTAGGAGAAAAATGAATTATGCTTTATATTTATGTCCAGAAAGATGTTAATAGGCATGTTTGAACTTCTTTAGTAAACAAAATGGAAGTATAtaatagaaaattagaaaagacCAAACATTCTGAAATTATAGTTTATAAACAGCTAATCCTTAAATAATACATTACAAACTGACATAGTATTTGCATATATGAGATTTCAGTTATCCAGTGTGAGGATACAGATCAAAAATAGACTTTTGTGAGGGTATTTTTAAGGGTTTGTTAGAAAACTCCTTGAAAACAAGGTAAGAGTCTCAtgatctcagtttcttcaaaaacacagAATTCCTAATAGATTATGGTTTTGAGACCCTTTCAGGTGTAGCAAACAGGCACACATTTACtttggattatttattttaactggttattgttattttttcacGTGCCTCTGTGGAAAAACTTGTTTTCCTGTGAATGTCTTGTCCATCACGTGCATCTTGCCCTGTTACTGTGCACTTTCCTTATGTGATTCTTCTTAATCCTCAACATAAAAATTGCCTGAAGCTGTAAGTAAAGTCGGCTACTGCATGAGAGTTTACTTTGTCTCACTTATCAGCCTGACTCTCCCAAGTCCCACTGATATTGTACAGTGAGTGGTAAACAACCTGGTAAGCAATTATAAACTAGGTGTTTGTTCAAACTTTGTAGTAGCATCAGAACGTGTAAGTAGAAGGCAAATATCTGTCAAGCTGCAACCATGGTGTTGGGTATTGTAGTGGCTGTGTATTTACTGTAAGCAGTTggttttgaaacaaaattttgtgGAATGCCATATAAGTCATTATACATTATGATTTAAAAAGTGTCTTGAAATTTATTAATTAGCTCTAATGGCTACTTCTTGTTGCTTTTATCTATTTTGTAGAAAGGTTACtatttattaatgtaattaatagaATGCATAACAATTCTCTATTACAATATTGaaactgttttaatttgtattgcatttcatatattatattataaagtaaaatcaataattttgtttattattttcaattatgtgcatgtatgtgtcagtgtgtgtgcatgtaagaatgtgtgaatgcatgcatgtgtgctcctgtgtgtgctcctgtgtgtgtgtgtgtgtgtgtattatctgcagagctggagttacagattgttgtaaATCACctgatatgggtgttgggaactgagttATGGCCCTCTACTAGTGTGAATtctgcttttatccactgagccatcctatAACCCTAACTTTTGCTCTTATTGCTAATCTTCATTTTTTGATTgcattctcattaaaaaaaaatagttcaaatTTCACACTGAACCTTGTAGGTTCATTTGATTCTATTGTTGAAAagattattgatttttatataaaggTGAAGTGCGACATAGAGACAAGAGTCAGCAGCCCTAAATTTCCTTTAATGTAGCACAACAGGTATGAATTACAGTGGCAGTTACTTATCCTCCTACTGTTTACAAAGTGCAATGGGAAAAtagtgattttcttttcattaaaacattCTTATTTTTAGTAGGCATATTATACTTATGTACAGTTTGGGATTCAACTTATTTGATTAAGGAATGGGAAGAGGAGAGGCTTCTTATACATAGGGAGGGAGGTAAATACAGAAGAAGGTATAAAGAAGGTGAAGAGTGAGAGCAGAATTCAAGTGATCTTATAAAGGAAATGGGAAGAGGGAATGCTCctttgggagagggagagggagagggagggggaggggagggagagggggaaggggagggggagagggagaagaaagaaggagagggaggggatgggaagggggaggggagagggagggggatgggggagggggagggaagggaagggggagaaggaagaaggagagggagggggagggggagaaggagagggagggggagagggagagggaggggagggagagggaaaaggaagaaggaagaagaaagaaggagggggaggggagggggagggggagaaggaagaagaaaaaaggtgagggagagggggagggaagaaggagatgaTGGGAACAGAAGAAGGGAAAATCCATAAAGAATTATACTACTGACTATTTATTAAAATTACCTGTAATGCATACAATtccatgtataaatatacatatatagttttaatAAACTTTTCTCACCCAGAATGATGGTTCTCCCTCCAAGATATAACAACCACCTACCATAAAACCCAACCCAACACCAGACATGGAAGCCCTCCTGTGAGATGTTAGCCAGAGTTGTCAAAGAGATTATTAAACATATTGTTCTTGACCTTGGTTATTCCCCAGAGGTGAGAAGcatgattttatttctgaaagaatGTATATTTCAGAAACAGGATGTAGAGATCTTTGAGCTGGGACTTACTTGAAGTACCTTACCTGAAGACTACCTTTCATGATAAACCATAGAATAAAGGGTTGAAAGATTATAAGAGACAGAGGGCCAAGATATTTGCTGTGAAGTTTTTCATTTGAGAAGTATCATAAAAGTTACACTCATgaagtgtgacatcatgcatgcCTAAACAAGATCTGAATAATGATGACATTAATCATCATGCCAATATGGAGAGGGGTAACCCTTACCCTGGTCCAAACACTACACAAAACTACTATAGGACCTATGGTATGCTGAAAGTGGGACAGAAAAAgtgttttccagaaaaaaaaacttccaaatagatttttttaaccaaaaaaaaaaaataaaaaataaaaaatgatgatGGACTCTATTAGATTTTCACAATATTAACATATTGGGTTGCAGAGTTATACATTAATACCtattatattcaataataaaagTTACAAGTGACATAATGTCACATGTGTCTTTTATAAAATTCAAGTTCTTCTGTTGTGATGTTTTGCTAGGCCTTCTATGTTTAACCCATCTGATACCACAGtttatgtttaatttcttttgacTCATTGACTACTTGGGTTTTGAGCTATTTTTAAAACCCTAATAAattaattgaaaagaaatattgaCCAGATACGGTGGCATACACATTATGGCCAAGCAGAAGAGTTGAACATTTAAGATGAGCCCGATTTACATAGcaaagaaacacaaagcataacatagaaattaaaacaataacaaacagaGAAAATAACACGTACACTGAATCATGCCCTAATTTGTCTCTGTTCCTACAATAATTATTACTCTGAGAATACTACTTGCTCATTTGTCCTTCACTAAGAAGGCCAATGACTGAATAAATAACCAAATTAGTAAATAcacatgtaaatgaataaataaacaatagatacacattttaaaaggttataCTCACGAAGGATTGTCAATGACTTCTTCCAGTGCTTTGAGCAAATCTGACCTTGACATTGTTCTGATATTTAATGCAACAGCTGCTCCTTTGGCCACCATCTGGGCAATGTTATCATGTTGTTCTCCAAACAAAGGAATGCCAATCATAGGGATTCCATGATGGATGGCCTCATAGAGGCCATTGGCTCCACCATGAGTTACAAAGGCTTTGGTTTTTGGATGACCTAGAATAAGATGAATTCAGGATAACATTAATTAGCAATTTTAGACATGAAACAagaaatgtacatgtatatattatgagGAACTCAGATAagatttcttttatataaatatgcttataCTCAAAAACATTGAAATGTCTGTCTCAGAGCAAAAAGACATTAAATTTACATATACCTATTTTGCAGATTTGCATGTGACTTGAGACTTGAACTATTAAATACTTGTTCCCAGTTGGCCACATGAAGCACATAGTAGATAAGAGAAAATAAGTGtgaaaaaacccaaacacatgGCTGAACTCCCTCATAGAAACTGAGATAGGCAAGATGGAATATGGGGATTCTGAGGGTTAGAGGGAACcaaaaaaggaaataacatttgaaatttaaataaaaaaaaatctaataaaaaaacaagttgttttattaaataaaaatttatgaacTCCCTATAATATAAAGGCTTTTGGGTATACTAGGATAGGTACAGTAATCAAAGAAAGTCAGTTGTGACTCAGGATTTGATTTCTAGACTCTTACCAAGAAGGTCATTCTGGGGAAGCCACTTGTAGATTCTAGTATTGGATCCTAAGGAAGCTGGTTTTATGCCATCAAATCGCCAAAGAACCTATTAAATGTCAGAGAATCTTTATTGGTGGAGCCAAATTTTACACTATACAGCCTGAGCAggttatttctaaaaatataaatgtagatacatatatttacataatgacaattaatgaaaaaatgatGTCACGGATTTGAAAGACAGCAAAGGCATAGATATTAGAGTGTTTGAAGGAAGGAATGGAAAAGAAGAATGACATAATAATAATTTCCAATCtgggaataatttttaaaatatagcttattatattattttatcttagaGAAAACATACTTAGTACCTGCCATGGGATAGATGAGGAATTCAGAAGAGCTgagcaatgaaaattttaaaagactgagAAAAGAGTGTGCCAGcagtttctgtgtttatttttatattcagacAGGTCAAACATAATCCTCACTTTTCAAGCAGATGATTTTAGACAAAAAAGATAGTTAataatatgtgaaaatatttaatgCCTTGGTggcataattcaaccacagagaagAGTGGCAAATtactaataatttatattttgtatcaAATATTTTGATAGATCTAATACTCCAGTATTACTTAGagtttacttttatatatttgttcTATGTTATTTTTAATGAACTTCAATGTTTTGTCTTCAACTGTGATGTATATATGCCATCTTCCCAGGTGTAGCAGATAAGGGTGAGGCTGTTATTATCACCTATTCCTTGCTATTATTATTCAGATAATATTTTAACTGTCCTTCATGAACCTCTATAGAAATACATGTTTTTGTAACACATGTGTTGTCCTTGTGACTGTGTCCAGGTTGAACTCATGTGATCTTTACTTATATGACCTTTCGGAACGGAACCTTATTTGGAATGTACCCACAGAGAACACCAAGTTGATACCCAAGGTACTTAGAGCCAAAAACACCTTCTGTAGTATTGTAATATATGATGTGCGTATCTGTTTCTAAATTGTCCAAGGTTAATTAGAGGCTACTTAAATCTTTATGTTTCACACAGTCATTCCTAGAATCAGACCTTCCAAAACTTTCACAGATTCAGTATTCATTCCCCTCCCATGGACACTTTATATCACCTTTTGTGGAATCTGGGCAAGGGCCCATGCAATCGCGTTGGCCTGTTCTTCGGTCATGTTCCTGACCATTGACCCCAGAGAAAACACAACCACACCATGCTCTCCAGAGCTCTGGACAAAGTCTTCCATTTCCTATGAAGAAAGAACTTTTTGTGTCACAAAGTAACAATGATAGAAAAACCATTTATAAAAGTTTTATGAAAAAAACATAGAGAAAAAATGAGGTATTCTTAGGAATTTTTAGAATTGCAGTTTTAACAAATACAGAAGACAAAATTGTCAATGTCAAACACATTGAACATCACAGTCAGCTGTGTAAAGTGTACCCACACATGTTTAACAAACATTCTCTACAGGTATATTGCCTACATTCATGTCTGTGTGTCATTTATATGCAGTgctcacagaagccaaaaaaagaTGTCAGATttcttagaactggaattacagataattgctgggatcaaacccaggtcttctggagaagcagccagtgctcttaacactgagccatctctccagcctcaacaaACATTGTCAATACTTTCCTATGGCAAAGTGAAAGCTTAGGAGTGCAAATATAGAATgtgaaatatttgtaaaattgtagtgtcattatattttcatcttataGGGAGTATGATTTTtccttactattttatttttctcctatgATAGCTGATTTAATGCTATTACTTAGTGTTTGATGAAATGATAACTATTTTtaagtatgtacatatgtggTAGTTAATACAAATTTCCTAATACATTCAATtaaatgggttttttttaaaaataatcataactGCACggtaaacatataatatataataattttatgatattttgtatGAATTGGGTATTTTCAGATAGAACCTCTACAAATTATTGTTTGTGTAGAAATTATGAATATGTTGTTTCTCTGGATATCAAACAATTACCTTTAATGTATATTAATCACAGCTTTTAAATGATTAATAGTTTCTGATATGTTAAGTTTAACtaagtttttctgttttgtgtgaatgtgtttatatgtgtctgtgcaatgtgtatattcatgcacttgtgtgtgtttgtgtgtatgtttgtgtttgtgtgttgagaGTACTGCTGGTGATGAAAATCTATGCCTTTGTTTTAGCACTTGGGGACTAAAAGATAAAGCTAGGTGTCCTCCTCTacatatttttaacattgttttgAGACTATTTCTCATTAAACATGAATCTCACCATTTTTTAACAGGATCATAGCCAGCAAGCTAACAGTATTAACCTGTTTTTTGCAATGTCATTGTTAAAGGCACACATGCAATGCCAGGCTACCTAAATTTTTAGGTGGCTGTTGAGATTCAAACTCATAACATCATAGTTACTTTGTAATGATTTTACCAAATAGTTAAACATCCAAATACCTTACTGAACTTAATCTAAGTCACTGATACGAATATATCTCATTTCTATCATGCTCTTTCTTGATTTTATTGAATTCCTAGTTGACATGATGCTTAATTTCACATCATATATCTCTCTATCATTGGGAGaaaaaacataatgaaatgtGTAAAATCACTTTCACCAGAAatttaatgaaatgaaatgaaatgaaaaacagatgAGAAGAATGAATTTACCTTAGGCAAGGGTTTAGCAGGTTTGCAGTGGAGTCCTCCAACATACTCAACATTTGGTAAGGTTGGGTGAGGAAACTCTAAATCCCAGTAGGATCTAATGAACCACATTTCTGCTTTGCCCATGGTCTCAACTAAGGTGGTTGGCCTTCCTAGATTGAGAAAATGAGCAAATGAGACAAAGAAAAGTTGAGAGAACTCGCTtctgaataaaaaatatatttccttaAAAGTGTTGAAGGAATTTGTGTTTGATGTAGAGCATATGCATTATAAAACCAATGGTTTTGTATATACAATATGTTTTACATGTGTGATTTGTGGCTTAGATAACATATATAAGTGtcagtttggttttatttttaaagctgactTTGCAAGTTACCCCATTTCTTCTGTAATTTGAAACCATGAATAGTTCTTGAAATAACCTACTAAGCCACTATACAAATAAGCACAATTTTACTCATATCTACATTTTCAAAAGGAACTGTGTCAATATAAGCACATGATACAGGTCCAAATCTCATGCTGTGCTGTGTGTACCCTGGCCAGAATTTCCAGGGTCACTGTAGTGTAGAGGTAGTTATTTATCCTTCTTTTGTCAAGGGAGTTCTAAAGTTTATGAATAGCTGAATTTCTAGTTAGTGCTCCTACTTTAGtttcatattaaaatatctaACAGTATTTATCTATAAAAACAATCACAATATTTATACATGtcataccaataaaaattttatggtAGTCTTAACTATGGTATAAGTTTCAAGATAAAAACTTGACTTCAAAAAGTATAGACTAAGTATATATGTTTCCATTCTTCTGTACAGAACATACACTTAAAATACGGTTAGAAAAGGATACACTAAGGAAATGTGCTGGTAGGAACCTCAAGTTCATTTTCAAACTTGTAAACAAACATTGTGACTTTGAAGAGTAGgagaaatatttgagaaaaacagaaaatatactctatgatttatcttttcatttatgtgtatttgaGAGTATATGCtattattctattattctatGGCCTGAGGATACCATAAAAAGACAGCAGGTTCCCTGCAGGTGAATATACAGTCAGTTTTAAGACACTGGACATGAGTGGATGCTAGGAACAAAACACAGGTACTGAATATGAACAGAAAACAATCAAACATTTGgccatttaatttttataaagacattGGCTTGTGCAAAAGAACACAATTTCTTCAATGTTAAATACATATTGATACTATAAAATGTGTCATTCTTTAATCTAAATAATTTAACATTTGGGTAACAAGAAAGTGACTTATTACAGGGAAAAAGCTGAAAAATGACTAAAGAATCACTAGGGACCATCTTCTTGAAACTCTTTACAATTGTATAGTGAATCAGAATGTCCTCTATCAGGACTGATACCTTCTATTTGAACAGTAATATGAGCTTTTAACACagaatttctgagtttgttaGCTAATATCCTATTATATACTTGCTTACCTACAAAAccaacttctttttaaattccaTGGACATATAGCTTCAAATATACATGTGTAACTCAGGTTATCAAGCTCCTAAGAGGAAACATGACTTACCCAAAACTTCACTGTAGAACTGATCCCATTTCTTCTCTGCAAATGTCTGGAACCAGAAGTCAAAATAGAGCATACATATCATATTTTTTACTCTCTCTGTGAATGTCATTTGCCCACCTAATCCTGACAAAATTATAGGTACATAAGAGGGAGGGAGTAGAAGTCCTCCACTG from Arvicanthis niloticus isolate mArvNil1 chromosome 7, mArvNil1.pat.X, whole genome shotgun sequence includes these protein-coding regions:
- the LOC117712771 gene encoding UDP-glucuronosyltransferase 2B17-like; protein product: MPVKWISALLLLQMGCCFRSTSCGKVLVWPWEFSHWMNLKIILDELVQRGHEVTVLRPSASIFVDPKNSPGLKFETVPTALSREDLEKFFTMFVEVWTYEVPKDTCLSYSPTLQKVFDEHSECCLSLCKDVVSNKQLMTKLQESKFDVLFSDAIASCGELIAELLQIPFMYSLRASPGNTMEKYSGGLLLPPSYVPIILSGLGGQMTFTERVKNMICMLYFDFWFQTFAEKKWDQFYSEVLGRPTTLVETMGKAEMWFIRSYWDLEFPHPTLPNVEYVGGLHCKPAKPLPKEMEDFVQSSGEHGVVVFSLGSMVRNMTEEQANAIAWALAQIPQKVLWRFDGIKPASLGSNTRIYKWLPQNDLLGHPKTKAFVTHGGANGLYEAIHHGIPMIGIPLFGEQHDNIAQMVAKGAAVALNIRTMSRSDLLKALEEVIDNPSYKENAMWLSTIHHDQPMKPLERIIFWIEFVMRHKGAKQLRPLAYNLTWYQYHSLDVIGFLLACVVATAVISIKCCLMACRYFVKKEKKMKKK